The following nucleotide sequence is from Glycine max cultivar Williams 82 chromosome 9, Glycine_max_v4.0, whole genome shotgun sequence.
attaaatcttctttcaaatattctatCCAAACAAGCTATTTTATCACGAATCATcttaaattccttaaaaaaataattcccctttgttatttttttatacttatatcatttgttattaagtaattgtttattaattttatacttttatatatatactcaaTAGACATGCccttaaagtttaaaataatttttgattaatttaCCGTGTAAAAACTTTTGTATTGACTACTTACCGGGCACTATCAActactaataaattaacaaaaagaaagttaGAAAAGCATGGCACCGAGGGAAAAAAACGCCTATTGTACGTATCCATTAATTCAACCTCTGAGAGTGGAGATTGACAACAATTTGCACCAAGCTTGACCCCAAAAATAATTCCTTTCTACGAGATTATGAGTGATCCGTACCAGAAAGCCATGCGTAATTTTCTTATTCTCAATGGCCACTTTTGACCGTGTTACGGTTTAATGCACCCCGGCCAGCTCCGTTTACTTATGCAAACAAACAATAATACAGTTCAATGAAACGCGTTTATTTCAATATTCATTCACTTAAAACTCAAGCTTGTACTCAATGAGGTTGTggatttatctaaaaaaaattaaaaggagctTCTCATTTTTAAACTAGCTAGATATTTCGAAAAAGCTATTGTGACTCAGGTAATTGTGgtttctttgaattatatgtTGGGTACGTAGTTTGGGCTTTTGTCAAAAGTAGGTTATGAAATCTCGGTCTTCTCAGTAAGAtccttttattctttcttaCCCAAGTTCTCGTTAAGATTCAAATTACTTCTTTGATAATACTATTGGGGATCTTTCTGAAGTCTTGGAAATGTATAACACCTCTTACGGTATTTGTTAGTGACTGTTGTTGGATAAATTACCAAATTAACTGGATGTGTAAAATATCTGAACTGAATCAAActgtttcaaaatcaaaatgagcATAATCAGATAAACCAACcgttttgagaaaaattgaaCCATAAAGCAGTGTAAAAAGGAAATTTAGACCGAACCAAAAAGAAATCCGAttcattttgagaaaaaaaaaaaaaaccaaactgattacaaactattttatgaaaatggttTGATTTCAACTGAACCATAAAACGGTTCAGTTCGGTATTTTTGagaaattcaaaacatacataggcgtgaaaaagaaaataaaaaaactgaatcaaaccggatcaaataaaaaaaatctgatatgaaataacataattaaatttgatcagAACCGTTCTTTTGAGTTTTTTACAATTGATGGATTCAATCATATTCCATTCCCGAGTCTGGTTCAGAGCTAAGGTTCATAATTCAAGTGTCTTGTCATTGGACTGGTGCAATAACCCTCTGATAGTTCTGCGGAttggattaaaattattttgagatgaAAAGTTAATATTTGTAGTGACTGACTGACTGTTATGTTGTCTTGTGCAAACTGCAAAGTGCTCTGTTATTCTATACATTCTGTTTGCTTTTAgcattttattactatttttataagggtgaaacattattatatttaacttagctaggttcttttttttatgtttaaactaATATATTCATGAAGCCCATACAAAACCCACGTGACCCAAGCGGTGATCATGCACATGCAGTTGTAATTTAGTTAGCTTTTAATTTGTTGCAGTTGGCATGTTAGAATTAGTTGCACCTCTTGTACCTAGCCATCGTCTTATCCATCTGATCCGCAATGTATATACATTCAAAGTAGTAACAGCACTTGTGTATTTTAATTGAAGTCAGAGTAATACTAACCTTCATTCTCAGCCATATCTCTTATTTGTGAAAAAACTAGATCACGTGGAGTAAATTAACTAGCTAGATACATACGCTCAAATTACATAATTTGGATTATCTCATGAAGGTTTATAAATATAGTTCAAGTCTCttgatatatgttttaaaaaactttaaccGCAACCCAAGCATCCTAATTATACAAGCAGAGACATATATTCTCATATATTTAGTAACAATAATTCACTCGAATTACAAGTCGTAAGATATggcatatatataacacatacAATATTGTAGAATGACATGGGTAATTTTTGGGATCTTCTGCATCAAATGAAATTGAGCTAGCATACACGTAGCTACGTACATACGTGAACTTATTTGTGGTACAGAACATATTAGctagaaaaaggaaacaaatttaACAATAGCAAACCATAACTGTAAAAATGAAACACTAATGATTACTATGATCATCACAAATCTGGAATTATTGAACGTACGTAATTAACTCCTTAGTTGATTGATTTTTCAAGGCTTTTTGGCTTCAACATGCTTGAAACCACCAATGACACCACCAACACCACCTATAGCACCTACACCACCACCAATGCCTTTGTAAATGCCTCCTCCAATTCCAATTCCTTTGTAAATGCCTCCTCCAATTCCTATTCCTTTGTAAATGCCTCCACCAATTCCACCACCTAGACCACTTCCTCCTCCATAACCACCACCAAGACCACTACCACCTCCAAGTCCTCCAACTCCACCACCTCCTGCTCCTCCTCCATATCCACCACCTAAACCACTATCACCACCAGCTCCTCCTCCATAGCCACCTCCtaaaccaccaccacctccaccagCACCGCCAATGCCGCCAATGCCACCAACACCACCAATGGACCCTCCATCTAAGCACGATTCTGGCTTCTTCACCTCTTCCTTTGATTTTTTCTCCAAGTTCCTTGCATCAACATATTGGGACATTCCCAGCACCAAACATACTCCCAAAACAACTACTGAAATGAACTTTCTCTCCATCACTGATCTTATTCTAATCTTTAAGACTTTAACTACTACTGTGTGTATATATGTGGCTATAGTAATTGTATACACACCTCACTAGGACTTTCTCCCTCTGTTCTTTTGCACCTTATATGCATGCATTTATATAGTTCTCGCTTGCATGCGAATAAATGAtaatctttatttcaaaatgcaaAAGACGAAAAGTATTTAATGTGCAGTTGGAGGGTTAGGAGAGAGATGTTTATTGCAACCTCACAAGTTACCTTCCCTCACAGTAATAGTCCAGCTCTACTACATGCCAGTAACGTGACGTTTCCATTCGCATTCATGATTGGCCATTGCATGCCCACACTTGTATTTTGTCTCCATCGAGAATTTGTTTTTGTAACTTATTCTATACTctatcacactttttttttgttaattaaaattacgaaatcatatttaaattttaggcAAATTATCCTTGGAGATTTCATGAGTGTCTACACCTTGAAAAATAGCAAGTATATAGAGGTATCAAAATGAGTTGTTTTACTCAACAGGTCAAGGTGTAAAAAGCAGGTCGAACAGAGATCAAGCTAAATTCTTTATGGACTACATATTCAATGGCTCGATGGACTGAGCCAAATTGCcacactttatttttttgtccaatTAGATTAGTAATTTTTGTGCTTATACTTCATGCATGTGCCCGGCTTTATCTGTCTACCTCATTCGTTCGAGCCAAATTGGTCTGGTTCTTTTAGGCCTAACTTGTTAGTGCTTGATCTAGAACCTAGGTTAaggaaacaatttatttaaaaataaaaaattagtgatTATTATCATGAAAGGAAGAAGATATTAAGAGCGTAGATtcaaatatatgaaattaagaGGAAACAAGTTATACACATTTAAGAtatttatatgtaaattttgattgaacaaaTTTTTCCAACTCTAATAAGAAGAGATGGGATAAAAATGATTGACATGATAATTAGTGATGGTCCAACTATCTTTATCTTAACTaggatttattaaataaaacgtGAGAATCTTGTGATTTAATGATTTCATATAGGTTGTTTTGGTCTAGATATTATTGGCATTTTTCACATGTAACAATTATGATTGAGCTGAATATCATTGtgggttataattttttatttgaatattcaacaaagttacatatttaaAACTCTATCCCCTAATGTTGGAACACTCAGATCagtgataatttcaaacaaattctAAGAAATATCAAAGAATTTACTTAAAAACGAAACATGAAAGAGGGAACAAAGTTCTTGTTCGTTATGCAGTCATAAATTCCATAGTAAAGTACCTCTGGCAGTCTGGCAAGCGGTCCATCACTTGATTTGCATGAGATACACCAGAATTCAGAAAGAGTGAGCATATTGGCATAATATTGGGTAATGCTATTATAGAATATTGGAATTATTTTGTTGGGGTGGTGTCACACTGGCACCCATTTATTGGTGGTAGATGGTGATGGGGTAATGAATATGGACCATGTGGATTAATTCTTAGATATTTGGCTAGTAAAACAAGAGTATATgtacaatttaattaatcactTTAATAGCAGTCTTAATTTGAGTACATACTCACTGGAAGAAGCATAATTAATTGAGTTAGAGGCAGGCTTCTCGCAACTAATTTAAAACAAGCTATAAATGTAATAGCAGGACCAGTCTGTATCATCTGCTTGGACAGTTATGCTGTGTGGCTACAGTGTCGCGTGCATATCTGTTAGTGCGAAACTTCAAGTTGAAgataaaacagaaaaggaaacaaaatctggatacaaataatttatattcattCACGTATATACACTGTTACCTACTGTGTCGGCTCACTGTTAGAAATGATATTAAAACCTCATTCTCACCgtgttgttataaaaaaaaaatatacacactTTGTTCTTTTCTGATAGAATACACACATTACACACAACGGTTCTTCTGCTTTGAGAACAAATatcaatcttttttattatattcgaATTCCACAAGTTCGAAATTTATTtgcttagaaaaaaaatcaaatcatagaATTATGAGCTTCTGTTCCGTAACTTACAAATCAGTTACCTAATTGTTTTGACCACGTaaactttttattcttatatgtGTCAGTTTATGTTTACTTTATTATTGCTCTATGTTTATAGTTTTGGTCATGTTCTCTCTTTTATAGTGGGTAGGTAGTGTTTGGTTTGCATGCATATTTCAAGTTACCTTACTATTTTGGCCAAAGGTAAACTAAAGAATTTCGAAAGGGAACGTAGTATCTTAAAACATACCATGATAATTAAATACTCTTAGGTTTTGTTGTGTTTGTAGCTAGGTAGAGTAGAGAaggttttatttcttcttttccttttaaaacTAAGAAATAGTGTGGCAGAGAGTGAACATATTCGTTTCGCAATGGTTTTGATAATTCTAGTTTATTCAGGTAATTAAGTTAAATGAGCTTAAGTGTCCTAGCACATTAATTTGGCTCAACACACTTCTCAACTCTttcgaaaaaaatatatattttagttttgaatGGGCAAATATTAGTGTTTTGATTCGTTCACCATGTTTTAACAAATGTTGAAAACTTTAGGagttaaaattgtaattaattttgcCTTTTACGTAAGTAACCttcgtttttctttttcttttttaaaaatgatttttaatgcGAAGAGTTTCATGTGGTCCTCTGTCTCTCTTGTTAACAAACACATGCAATGGCATGAACCAATGATATGACATGATCGTCGTTAAATGGCATTGTAGGGTAgggaaaaggaggaaaaataGTTTGTTCTCTTATTCTTAAGGAAAATGATATAGGTATTATGAGAAATTCAGAAAAATTTCTTtgtagaaacaaaaataatttataatatttttataaaaaaaatatcacaaattttttactaaatacataatattatgaaaaaagaataatttaaaatatttaagtttatataaattgcaattgtcttttataattttcattgaaaatattcTATGATTATTtcattgttaatatatatatatatatatatatatatatatatatatatatatatatataaaaccaaaCAATTATTCGatcatttattttctctcatgtgattgtgtattttattttttacaaaattaatttttaagagaCATCTAAAGTGACAGATTCTCTTAATTTcttgtttgaaaattgaaataaaatcacTCTAATGAAAAGTGTATTGTAAGTTACTAAATGAACTTATATGCTCAATTGGATGTGTATAAGAGGAGTTCGAGCGTTAAAAattgtgttattattttttttctctaactttttagtttcattttagtcctttatttttaaaagattcaatttgatcccttaatttatatattaggtTCAACTTAatccctttatttttaaaatttctaattaggtatttattttttaaaatgaatttaatttagtctcattttttttagaatactcaaaaatgaaagatgatagaagaaaaatgaaattaaattgaacttaaaaaataaagaaactaattgaaccttttaaaatcaaatgaaataaattaaacctaaaaaataaattggaggatcaaaataataattaaatctaaaaattaaaataataaaattaaaattaatatcaattaaattttctcttttttatttttttataaaaattatcttataaagaggatatctattttttataggaataatttttcatatatatatatatatatatatatatatatattaagtaaaaaaaatagtgggAGCAATTTCCCCACAAGCTATAACAATCCGTCCCTGTATAGGTAGACACGTGAAGTCTTCTTGACACTTATGCTCAGAGAAATAtggtgaataaaataaataaataaataaaaatagataagaaATATAGTAGGAATAAAGAGTGTTTGATTGAAGATATgagaaaagagataaaaagataagtaaaaataaataaaaaataatacaatgaatctaaatattttacaattaattcTACTCTAAATCTTTTCcaccaaacaaacaaaatatattatatctattactcctcttttttcaattttttctccaccaaacaaaacatttttttttagagaaacaaaacatttaaaaagataaacaaagacaaggaaatttaagaaataagtaataataaagcaataaataatatgatgtgATCAGATGAAATAtctggataaaaaaatataataacaattcaaatctcaaagtaaataaaacgaGTGAACATTTAAGCGGagtttttttttagagatttattatctttaaatctttaaaatattatttatatttaaaaatataatcaatttgttttgatttattttaggattttttttaagattagaaTAATAATAGTGTTTCAATTTTGTATtacaatttgtttttatatataaagtcaagaaataaaaaagcttAAGGTGTTTTATCTAAGATTTTGTGGATGTATAAAATGTTATCAAACTCATTAGAGTTTCATAAATTCGACTTGTGAATTCAACTCGTAAATTGATAAAAGtgtatttcatataaaaataataacaaattatttataaatatcatattgattaaacatttcaataatataataaaataaaataataaatcataaattttataatacttaAACAATCAAGTCTAGTAATGTATCACTATTAGATAATAGATGTTAGTGGTAGATAATTTCCATTAAagatttgatgttattaaaggtgggaatttttttatttaaaaacaacataCTAATTTTGTTGATGTGCTGATTGGTAAACTTGATAGTTAAAGGTTTATGAAGTTCGTatagaatttataaaaaaaaaattacatatgagTCAATTTATAGGTAAGTAaactcataaaattataaaaattaataaattatctcCAGAGTTTAATAAATATGGGTAATTAAGAATTTTCCCAACAATTAATGAAGTATTTAAAGAATTCTTAAACATCCTCTGCACGCAGTCTACACTGCAACCCGATTCCACACAGGAGCCCCAATTCATCAGAAGTATCACCCACCATGCAAAGTTTCGAACCATCACAAACTCCAAATAGTACACATGCATGACGCAACGCATCTCCACAATGCTATATGTCACATCATTTCAAATCATAATGGAGAAGAGATCAAAAGGAATTCAGGAAGAATACCAATAATGGACAGGAAGAAGAGACGACATTATGTTGATTAGTTTGAGGGTTATTTGGGTATTTTTTGACAATagatttaactatttttttggtaGATTCTGTTATCTTATATTCCtctttagattttttatatatatttttaataataaattttattttgagatcttaaattattttttataaattttactcgagattcattttctaatatttatttataaattattttaaaacaataaaaaataattaattatatatttgtgtttaatttcaaaaaaattataaggaaaatataaaatttattaataattaaaatatttatctatcattataatttaaacttatgataatacataaaattgataaaaaaaaatacaaacatcaatattaagcaacaaaaattaaattttatcattattgtGATAGAAACGTTTCCCAACTATACTTTATCTAATTTGTTTGAAGTTGTTGATGAACTCCTCTTGTATGCATATAACATCTTGTTTGTAGGTATGCAATAAAGTCAGGATGAGTACCACGAGATACGACAATGTTTGAAATCCCTTCGTTAATATGATCGTAATTAACATCAACATTACTATTGTATGTATTTTGTTCGTCTTCAACAATCATGTTATACAATATAATGCATGTCAAGATTATGTTCTTCATGATATCCATGTGCCAATAATGCGATGGACTACGTATAATTGCGAAACAAGATTTGAGCACACCAAATGCTCTCTCCACATCCTTTATTGTCACTTGACATTTTGTAAATAACTTTCTTTTCTCTATATGTGGCATCAAGATGGTCTTTACTAATGTAGCCCAATCAGAATAAATGTCATTTGTAAGATAGTGCCCCATATTGTGTGTGGTTCCATTATTTCTAAATTGTATTGGAGGAGCTCAACCTCGAATAACATCATTAAACATAGGAGATTGATTTAACACATTTATGTCATTGTTTGAACCTGCAACTCCAAAATAGGCATGCTAAATCCACAAGTCTTGTGACGTAATGACCTCAAGTATTATTATGGGTTTACGATGATCACCTATACGATATTGCCCTTGGCATGCAACCGGATAATTTTTCCATTCCCACTACATCCAATCAATAGAACTCAACATACCGGAAACCTATGTTGCCTCTCCAATTTGTAGTAGGCGattaatgttgttgttgttaggcCTTCTTAGATACTCATCTCTAAATATCTTGTTCACACCCTTCACAAAAGTTGTTGAGCATTTAATTGTAGTGCTTTCGCCGATTCTGACATACTCATCCACACTATCGTCAGGTGATCTGTATGCCAATATACAAATTGCAGCAGTGCACTTTGCAAAGGTGAAAGACCCTTTCTACCAGATGCATCAGATCTCATTTGGAAATATGGATAACAGTCACTCAAATCGTCTACAATTCGAAGAAACAACTATTTTTGTATTTAGAACCTCTGTTGAAATCGACTCTCTATGTATATACAATTTTCATAGAAGTAGTCATTCATCAAACAACCATGTTCATCTTCACGATTTCAATTTATGTTTCTTCTTGTTCGTGTGGGCCGACTGATACTATTTGCTTCTTGTTGTAGCTGACATAAATATCTTATGATTTCTTCATCGGTGTTCTCTTCAAGTGCTTCATCTACAATTTGTTGTCAAACTCTATTGAAGTAGAGTTTCGAGCCATTTTATGACTGAGTGGAAGTAGAAAAAAGACAACAATTTTGAAGAAGAAGGTGGGTGCATGAATGAAACGAAACTAAACAATTAAATAGTATTGTCCAACAACTAGTTTTTTTAACGACTAGTTTTTATAAGAACTAGTTCAAATAACAACTAGTTTTTTTAACGACTAGTTTTTATGATACCTTAAAATTAGCAAATAacttatgtaattaaaaataaacttcatCATTCATCTAATAGAAAATGTGTTACAACATAATCACTAACAACTTAACACTTGAAAAACAAACtactaaactaataaaaaaaactaattaaaaacaaacttaaacaaGCAACTAATTAACGGTAACTTAAGACATAAATAGTAACTACTAAACTTctttgaaatatatttacaagTGATTTCATGTTTTTTGCGTTGATCTTCAATCATGTTAGACGTGTCATTCATAAGAATATCATACATCTTCAAGACATTATTGAACTCCACACTTCCTCTGCTATTTGTTTTTgacaacatttcttt
It contains:
- the LOC100789631 gene encoding glycine-rich cell wall structural protein — encoded protein: MERKFISVVVLGVCLVLGMSQYVDARNLEKKSKEEVKKPESCLDGGSIGGVGGIGGIGGAGGGGGGLGGGYGGGAGGDSGLGGGYGGGAGGGGVGGLGGGSGLGGGYGGGSGLGGGIGGGIYKGIGIGGGIYKGIGIGGGIYKGIGGGVGAIGGVGGVIGGFKHVEAKKP